A window of the Synechococcus sp. M16.1 genome harbors these coding sequences:
- a CDS encoding ATP-binding cassette domain-containing protein: MALIELRKISKAYGSVPALRELDLTVPEGCLYGLLGPNGAGKTTAMRILATLLAPDSGSVVVGGVDGLVQPREVRQLMGYVAQEVAIDKILSGRELLQLQGDLYHLPRNDRDSRIADLIDRLAMGDWIDRRCGTYSGGMRRRLDLAAGLLHRPRLLVLDEPTVGLDIESRSAIWQLLRQLVDEGTTVLLSSHYLEEVEALADQLAIIDAGCVIAEGSPDQLKQRLGGDRVTLRIREFSNADEATQVRALLEPLDGVRQVVVNRSQGFSLNLVIEGGAVIDQLRQTLEAAGLPVFALAQSRPSLDDVYLQATGRTLMDAELAIAGQRDVKQEKRQSMR, translated from the coding sequence ATGGCGTTGATTGAACTGCGCAAGATCTCCAAGGCCTACGGCTCGGTACCGGCTCTGCGTGAGCTTGATCTCACCGTTCCTGAAGGATGCCTGTACGGGCTGCTTGGCCCGAACGGTGCCGGCAAAACAACGGCCATGCGCATTCTGGCCACTCTGCTCGCCCCCGACAGCGGCTCAGTGGTTGTTGGGGGGGTTGACGGTTTGGTGCAGCCACGAGAAGTGCGCCAGCTCATGGGCTATGTGGCCCAGGAGGTGGCCATCGACAAGATCCTGAGCGGCCGGGAACTGCTGCAATTGCAAGGTGATCTTTACCACCTGCCACGGAACGATCGCGACAGCCGCATCGCCGATCTGATTGACCGCCTCGCGATGGGCGACTGGATAGACCGCCGCTGCGGCACCTATTCCGGCGGCATGCGCCGGCGTCTTGATCTGGCCGCCGGTCTGCTGCACCGCCCCCGGTTGCTCGTGCTCGATGAGCCCACCGTGGGACTGGATATCGAGAGCCGCAGTGCCATCTGGCAGCTGCTGCGTCAGCTGGTTGATGAAGGCACCACTGTTCTGCTGAGCAGTCATTACCTCGAAGAAGTGGAGGCTCTGGCGGATCAGTTGGCGATCATCGACGCCGGCTGTGTGATTGCCGAAGGCAGCCCTGATCAGCTCAAACAACGGCTTGGGGGTGATCGCGTGACTCTGCGAATCCGAGAGTTCAGTAATGCCGATGAGGCGACCCAGGTGCGTGCCCTGCTCGAACCCTTGGATGGGGTGCGTCAGGTGGTGGTGAACCGCTCCCAGGGCTTTTCCCTCAACCTGGTGATTGAGGGAGGGGCCGTGATCGATCAGCTGCGTCAGACCCTCGAAGCTGCAGGTTTGCCTGTGTTTGCCCTGGCCCAGAGTCGTCCCAGCCTGGATGATGTCTACCTTCAGGCCACAGGACGCACCCTGATGGACGCTGAACTGGCCATCGCAGGCCAGCGCGACGTCAAACAGGAAAAGCGTCAATCCATGCGTTGA
- a CDS encoding ABC transporter permease has protein sequence MTSTPASVALQQQQSGALAELSQETLALTRRLFLQLMRRPSTLIAGVLQPLIWLILFGALFANAPEGLLPGGMSYGRFLGAGVIVFTAFSGALNAGLPVMFDREFGFLNRLLVAPLRSRSSIVLASVIYITALSLLQSLAIMGTAAVLGYGWPGISGLALVLVTLLLLVFAVTALSLGLAFALPGHIELIAVIFVANLPLLFASTALAPLSFMPTWLGWLAALNPLTFAIEPIRAAYQGPLDLSAVLLEAPYGDVTGTSCLLILLFLTIGLFLAIRPLLNRKLS, from the coding sequence ATGACTTCCACACCAGCATCTGTTGCTCTCCAGCAGCAGCAATCCGGAGCCCTCGCCGAGCTCAGCCAGGAAACGTTGGCCCTCACACGGCGCTTGTTTCTTCAGTTGATGCGTCGCCCTTCAACCTTGATCGCAGGGGTTCTGCAACCCCTGATCTGGTTGATTCTCTTCGGTGCACTGTTCGCCAATGCCCCTGAGGGGCTGTTGCCAGGAGGCATGAGCTACGGCCGTTTTCTTGGTGCTGGAGTGATTGTCTTCACAGCCTTCAGCGGTGCTTTGAATGCCGGCCTGCCGGTGATGTTTGATCGCGAATTCGGTTTCCTCAATCGGCTGCTGGTGGCACCGCTGCGAAGCCGCAGTTCCATCGTGCTGGCGTCGGTGATCTACATCACGGCGCTGAGCCTTTTGCAGAGTCTGGCGATCATGGGCACGGCAGCAGTGCTCGGTTACGGATGGCCCGGCATCAGCGGCCTCGCCCTGGTGCTGGTGACGTTGCTGCTTCTGGTTTTTGCTGTGACGGCCCTCAGCCTTGGACTGGCCTTCGCTTTGCCGGGGCACATCGAGTTGATCGCTGTGATCTTTGTGGCCAACTTGCCATTGCTGTTTGCCAGCACGGCCTTGGCCCCGTTGTCATTCATGCCCACCTGGCTGGGCTGGCTTGCGGCCTTGAATCCCCTTACCTTCGCGATAGAACCCATTCGAGCGGCTTACCAGGGTCCTTTGGACCTTTCGGCTGTTCTGCTGGAGGCCCCCTATGGGGATGTCACCGGCACCAGTTGCCTGCTGATCCTTCTGTTCCTCACCATCGGGCTGTTTCTTGCGATTCGCCCTCTGCTCAACCGCAAACTTTCCTGA
- a CDS encoding N-acetylmannosamine-6-phosphate 2-epimerase: protein MIPNPESLDQGLIVSVQAPQGSPMRDPDVIAAMADAALRNGAVGVRLESPEHIGAVRRRCPDALIIGLWKCTFPDSSVYITPGWKEIQAVWSAGADVIAIDATARPRPAGQDLAALIQRSRDELRAPLMADVDSLENGLRAAELGCDWVGTTLYGYTENTAQQRPPAFDLLPQLRAELAGSVRLICEGGIASPGDARLALQAGADTVVVGTAITGVDLQVIAYRQGMIS, encoded by the coding sequence ATGATTCCCAACCCTGAATCCCTGGATCAGGGCCTGATCGTTTCGGTGCAGGCCCCCCAGGGTTCGCCGATGCGCGATCCCGATGTGATCGCAGCCATGGCGGATGCAGCCCTGCGCAATGGTGCTGTGGGTGTGCGGTTGGAAAGCCCTGAACACATCGGTGCTGTGCGTCGGCGCTGTCCGGATGCCTTGATCATCGGCCTCTGGAAATGCACGTTCCCGGACAGCTCGGTCTACATCACCCCGGGCTGGAAAGAAATTCAGGCGGTGTGGTCTGCGGGGGCCGATGTGATCGCTATTGATGCCACAGCCAGACCGCGTCCTGCAGGGCAGGACCTGGCCGCATTGATCCAGCGCAGCCGTGATGAGCTGAGGGCCCCGCTGATGGCTGATGTGGATTCGCTTGAGAATGGTTTGCGGGCAGCCGAACTGGGCTGTGACTGGGTTGGAACCACGCTCTACGGCTACACGGAAAACACGGCACAGCAGCGCCCCCCTGCGTTTGATCTGCTCCCCCAACTTCGCGCTGAGCTTGCCGGCTCGGTTCGTCTGATCTGTGAGGGGGGAATTGCCTCTCCAGGGGATGCACGGTTGGCGTTGCAGGCCGGAGCCGACACCGTTGTGGTGGGGACGGCGATCACCGGAGTGGACCTCCAGGTGATCGCCTATCGCCAGGGAATGATCAGCTGA
- the groL gene encoding chaperonin GroEL (60 kDa chaperone family; promotes refolding of misfolded polypeptides especially under stressful conditions; forms two stacked rings of heptamers to form a barrel-shaped 14mer; ends can be capped by GroES; misfolded proteins enter the barrel where they are refolded when GroES binds), which translates to MAKLLSFSDESRSALERGVDALADAVRVTIGPRGRNVVLEKKFGAPDIVNDGDSIAREIELDDPFENLGAKLMQQVSSKTKDKAGDGTTTATVLAQAMVREGLRNTAAGASPVELRRGMEKAAAQVVAGLGERSQAVAGDAIRQVATVSSGGDDEVGRMIAEAMDKVSTDGVITVEESKSLATELEITEGMAFDRGYSSPYFVTDADRQVCEFENPLILLTDRKISTITDLVPVLETVQKSGSPLLILSEEVEGEALATLVMNKSRGVLQVAAVRAPSFGERRKAALADIAILTGGTLISEDKAMTLDKVTLEDLGKARRVTISKESTTIVATDDHRQAVSERVGAIRRELEATESDYDREKLQERIAKLAGGVAVIKVGAPTETELKNRKLRIEDALNATRAAVEEGIVAGGGSTLLQLSDSLDALASSLNGDQRTGVEIVQRALTAPIHQIATNAGQNGDVVIAGMRSSGQGFNALSGAYEDLMAAGIVDAAKVVRLAVQDSISIASLLITTEVVIADKPEPPAPAPAGDGDPMGGMGGMGGMGMPGMGGMGMPGMM; encoded by the coding sequence ATGGCCAAACTCCTTTCCTTCTCTGACGAATCCCGCAGCGCCCTTGAGCGGGGTGTTGATGCACTCGCCGATGCGGTGCGCGTCACGATCGGCCCCCGCGGTCGCAACGTTGTGCTCGAGAAGAAATTCGGCGCACCCGACATCGTCAACGACGGCGACTCAATCGCCCGTGAAATCGAACTGGACGACCCGTTCGAAAACCTTGGCGCCAAGCTGATGCAGCAGGTGTCCTCGAAGACCAAGGACAAGGCCGGTGACGGCACCACGACCGCAACCGTTCTGGCTCAGGCCATGGTGCGGGAAGGTCTGCGCAACACCGCTGCTGGCGCAAGCCCTGTGGAACTCCGCCGAGGCATGGAGAAGGCCGCTGCACAGGTCGTGGCTGGACTGGGCGAGCGGAGCCAGGCCGTGGCCGGCGATGCCATTCGTCAGGTGGCCACGGTGAGCTCCGGCGGTGACGACGAAGTCGGTCGGATGATCGCTGAGGCGATGGACAAGGTGAGCACCGATGGGGTGATCACGGTTGAGGAATCGAAGTCTCTGGCAACGGAACTGGAAATCACCGAGGGCATGGCCTTCGACCGGGGCTACAGCTCCCCCTACTTCGTGACGGATGCCGACCGTCAGGTCTGTGAATTTGAAAACCCCCTGATCCTGCTGACTGATCGCAAGATCAGCACGATCACGGATCTGGTCCCCGTTCTGGAAACCGTTCAGAAGAGCGGCTCCCCCCTGCTCATCCTGTCTGAGGAAGTGGAAGGCGAAGCCCTCGCCACCCTGGTGATGAACAAGAGCCGTGGGGTTCTGCAGGTGGCCGCTGTTCGGGCACCCTCCTTTGGCGAACGCCGCAAGGCAGCCCTCGCCGATATCGCCATCCTCACGGGCGGGACGCTGATCAGCGAAGACAAGGCGATGACCCTCGACAAAGTGACCCTCGAGGATCTCGGCAAGGCGCGCCGCGTCACCATTAGCAAGGAGAGCACCACGATCGTCGCCACCGACGACCATCGCCAGGCGGTGAGCGAGCGCGTCGGCGCGATCCGACGTGAACTGGAGGCCACCGAATCCGACTACGACCGCGAAAAGCTCCAGGAGCGGATCGCCAAGCTGGCCGGCGGCGTGGCTGTGATCAAGGTCGGTGCACCGACGGAAACGGAACTGAAGAACCGCAAACTGCGGATCGAGGATGCCCTGAATGCCACCCGTGCCGCCGTCGAGGAGGGCATCGTTGCCGGAGGCGGCAGCACGTTGCTGCAACTCTCCGACAGCCTGGACGCCCTGGCTTCATCCCTGAACGGCGACCAGCGCACCGGCGTTGAGATCGTGCAGCGGGCACTGACGGCGCCGATTCATCAGATCGCCACCAATGCCGGTCAGAACGGTGATGTTGTGATCGCGGGCATGCGCAGCAGCGGCCAGGGATTCAATGCCCTCAGTGGCGCCTACGAGGACCTGATGGCTGCTGGCATCGTTGATGCCGCCAAGGTGGTGCGCTTGGCCGTGCAGGATTCGATTTCGATCGCTTCTCTCCTGATCACCACCGAGGTTGTGATTGCCGACAAGCCGGAACCCCCTGCACCAGCTCCCGCCGGAGACGGAGACCCCATGGGTGGCATGGGCGGAATGGGTGGCATGGGCATGCCCGGAATGGGCGGCATGGGTATGCCCGGGATGATGTGA
- the fabG gene encoding 3-oxoacyl-[acyl-carrier-protein] reductase, producing the protein MSPSASLAGQTALVTGGGRGIGRAIALALGEAGAEVVVNYSSSAAAADEVVAAITTAGGKAYALQANVSVEAEVDGLIKTVLERSGRLDVLVNNAGITRDGLLMRMKTDDWQSVIDLNLSGVFLCTRAVARPMLKQKSGRIINITSVVGLMGNAGQANYAAAKAGVIGLTRSTAKELASRGITVNAVAPGFIATDMTKGLDAEAILKDIPLGTFGTQEQVAGAVRFLAADPAAAYITGQVLQVDGGMVMA; encoded by the coding sequence ATGTCTCCCAGCGCTTCTCTTGCCGGACAGACCGCCCTGGTGACGGGAGGAGGTCGCGGCATCGGCCGGGCCATCGCCCTGGCCCTGGGCGAAGCCGGTGCAGAGGTGGTTGTGAACTACTCCAGTTCCGCCGCCGCCGCCGACGAAGTTGTCGCTGCCATCACCACAGCAGGGGGCAAGGCCTATGCCCTGCAAGCCAACGTGTCGGTTGAGGCTGAGGTGGATGGCCTGATCAAGACGGTGCTGGAGCGCAGCGGCCGTTTGGATGTGTTGGTGAACAACGCCGGCATCACGCGGGACGGCCTGCTGATGCGGATGAAAACCGACGATTGGCAATCGGTGATCGACCTCAACCTCAGTGGAGTGTTCCTCTGCACGCGAGCCGTGGCACGCCCGATGCTCAAACAGAAGAGCGGTCGGATCATCAACATCACCTCCGTTGTTGGGCTGATGGGCAACGCAGGACAGGCCAACTACGCCGCCGCCAAAGCGGGCGTCATCGGTCTCACCCGCAGCACCGCCAAAGAGCTCGCCAGTCGTGGCATCACCGTGAACGCTGTGGCTCCGGGTTTCATTGCCACAGACATGACCAAGGGCCTCGATGCGGAGGCCATCCTCAAAGACATCCCCCTGGGAACCTTTGGCACCCAGGAGCAGGTGGCCGGTGCCGTGCGCTTCCTTGCCGCCGACCCGGCCGCGGCCTACATCACAGGCCAGGTGCTGCAGGTGGATGGCGGAATGGTGATGGCCTGA
- a CDS encoding TrkA family potassium uptake protein yields the protein MRRRRARGQLKLITAPWRGPISALSAVIFAGALGYRITEGWDWGDCLWMVLITISTIGFGEVAPLSPPGRLVTVLIVVGGLVVVQLAIQRVLGLKESGYFRRLREFRFLRMLEGLHDHVILCGYGRIGQEIAAQLQRDAVPLVVIETDPERKAVADENGLWVLQADATLDETLLDAGLERCCSLVAALPSDASNLYVILSAKDLRPDCRLIARANSDEAASKLRLAGATVVVSPYVAGGRVMAASALRPLALNFMELLAGSDYEIEEFQLSHDPRHLMEIRGRSLAELELGRRSGAMVLAIRENGKLIANPGGDTQMAPGQLLIVLGSKTQLATFQSLLGEAVDTIETMPG from the coding sequence ATGAGGCGGCGCCGAGCCAGGGGACAGCTGAAGCTGATCACGGCTCCATGGCGGGGGCCTATCAGTGCCCTCAGTGCTGTGATCTTCGCGGGTGCCCTCGGTTATCGGATCACGGAGGGATGGGACTGGGGCGATTGCCTCTGGATGGTGCTGATCACCATCAGCACCATCGGTTTTGGAGAAGTCGCCCCGCTTTCACCTCCAGGCCGCCTGGTCACCGTCTTGATCGTGGTGGGTGGCTTGGTGGTTGTGCAACTGGCCATCCAACGCGTTCTAGGGCTGAAGGAGTCGGGATATTTCCGCAGACTGCGGGAGTTCCGCTTTCTCCGCATGCTGGAAGGCCTTCACGACCACGTGATTCTTTGCGGCTACGGCCGGATCGGACAGGAGATTGCAGCCCAACTGCAACGGGACGCGGTGCCCCTCGTGGTGATCGAAACCGATCCAGAACGAAAGGCCGTGGCAGACGAGAATGGCCTCTGGGTGCTTCAAGCCGATGCAACCCTCGATGAAACCCTGCTGGACGCAGGTCTTGAACGCTGCTGCAGCCTCGTGGCAGCCCTACCCAGCGATGCCTCCAATCTGTACGTGATCCTCAGCGCCAAGGACCTACGACCGGATTGCCGCTTGATTGCCCGCGCCAACAGCGATGAAGCCGCCTCAAAGCTGCGGCTGGCGGGCGCCACTGTGGTGGTCAGTCCCTATGTGGCTGGTGGTCGGGTGATGGCCGCTTCGGCGCTGCGACCGCTGGCCCTCAACTTCATGGAGCTGTTGGCGGGCTCCGACTATGAAATCGAGGAATTCCAGCTGAGTCACGACCCTAGGCACCTGATGGAGATCCGCGGGCGGAGCCTGGCGGAGCTGGAGCTGGGCCGTCGCAGCGGGGCCATGGTGCTGGCGATCCGGGAGAACGGAAAGCTGATCGCCAATCCAGGCGGCGACACCCAGATGGCACCGGGGCAACTCCTGATCGTGCTGGGAAGCAAAACCCAGCTCGCCACCTTTCAATCGTTGCTTGGGGAGGCCGTCGACACGATTGAAACCATGCCGGGTTGA
- a CDS encoding glycosyltransferase family 9 protein, whose product MRVLALSPGSLEDQLDRLPALADICQKLNASLQVACDPQQAAPWKLLPCLDKLLPFSFEANPTLADWANLLGCVREPDFQICINFAEGQQVNLMLSMSHIPKRLAVEGFACTDQVSVGPGWTAQRLNPFLQALGLDLKADQFRLPLAAEALEEAREALPSGDGPLLLLSPSGQGNDWPAAEWHQLPETIKSRLPALRSMVLPAELSLPKRAALVANADVALSSCPVSQRLAIYCGTPLVALGAEAADLPERQEIRCLSRPQELATLQSSDVLTALGF is encoded by the coding sequence ATGCGAGTTCTTGCCCTGAGCCCGGGTTCGCTCGAAGACCAGCTGGACCGTCTACCGGCTCTGGCCGACATCTGCCAGAAGCTCAACGCCAGCCTGCAGGTGGCCTGTGACCCCCAGCAGGCAGCTCCATGGAAGCTTTTGCCGTGCCTGGACAAGCTGTTGCCATTCAGCTTCGAGGCCAACCCCACCCTTGCGGACTGGGCCAACCTGCTCGGTTGTGTGCGCGAACCCGACTTTCAGATCTGCATCAACTTCGCTGAAGGGCAGCAGGTGAACCTGATGCTGTCGATGAGCCATATCCCCAAACGGTTGGCGGTTGAGGGATTTGCCTGCACCGACCAGGTCAGCGTCGGTCCTGGCTGGACGGCGCAGCGTCTCAACCCCTTTCTTCAAGCCCTGGGCCTTGATCTCAAGGCCGATCAGTTCCGCCTGCCCCTGGCGGCAGAGGCTCTTGAGGAAGCCCGTGAAGCACTGCCCAGCGGTGACGGCCCCCTGCTGTTGCTGTCGCCATCCGGCCAGGGGAATGACTGGCCTGCAGCGGAATGGCACCAGCTGCCTGAGACGATCAAAAGCCGCCTACCGGCGCTGCGCAGCATGGTGCTGCCAGCCGAGCTCAGCCTGCCCAAACGGGCGGCCTTGGTGGCCAATGCCGATGTAGCGCTCAGCAGCTGCCCGGTGTCCCAGCGCCTGGCGATCTATTGCGGCACCCCCCTGGTTGCCCTCGGAGCCGAGGCCGCAGACCTTCCCGAGCGCCAGGAGATCCGCTGCCTCAGCCGCCCGCAGGAGCTCGCCACGCTGCAGAGCAGTGATGTGCTGACGGCCCTCGGTTTCTGA
- the ispD gene encoding 2-C-methyl-D-erythritol 4-phosphate cytidylyltransferase, translating to MHLLIAAAGSGRRMGADRNKLLLPLAGRPVIAWTLEAALRSERIEWIGIVGQEVDREAILAVLDAPSKPVHWIQGGSTRQESVLCGLAGLPEQARHVLIHDGARCLAEPELFDRCAAVVEAGTALIAATPVSDTIKRVGSDGVIRDTPDRSELWAAQTPQGFAVDQLRRGHAEAVAQGWTVTDDASLYERLGWPVQVLDAGPANIKVTTPFDLTVAEAVLALRSAG from the coding sequence GTGCATCTGTTGATTGCTGCGGCGGGAAGCGGTCGGCGCATGGGTGCGGATCGCAACAAGCTGCTGCTGCCGTTGGCCGGACGCCCCGTCATTGCCTGGACCCTGGAGGCGGCCCTGCGTTCCGAGCGGATCGAATGGATCGGGATCGTCGGCCAGGAGGTCGATCGAGAGGCCATCCTTGCGGTGCTGGATGCACCCAGCAAGCCGGTGCACTGGATCCAGGGCGGCAGCACGCGGCAGGAGTCGGTGCTTTGTGGTCTGGCGGGGTTGCCGGAGCAGGCTCGGCACGTCTTGATTCATGACGGCGCCCGCTGTTTGGCTGAACCGGAGTTGTTTGATCGCTGTGCAGCTGTGGTGGAGGCCGGCACGGCGCTGATTGCTGCAACGCCGGTGAGCGACACGATCAAGCGCGTGGGATCTGATGGTGTGATTCGCGATACGCCGGATCGATCGGAGCTTTGGGCTGCGCAGACGCCGCAGGGCTTTGCCGTTGATCAGCTGCGTCGCGGCCACGCTGAGGCGGTGGCCCAGGGCTGGACGGTCACCGACGATGCGTCGTTGTACGAGCGTCTGGGGTGGCCTGTGCAGGTCTTGGATGCCGGCCCCGCCAACATCAAGGTCACCACACCGTTTGACCTCACCGTGGCGGAGGCCGTGCTCGCCCTCAGGTCAGCAGGCTGA
- a CDS encoding LD-carboxypeptidase — protein sequence MRITPAPPLRTGDRVACVAASSALQDDIKLQEGIAVLQSWGLDVQPQTLASRRWGYFAGRDDTRHADLHPAEPAALLACARGGWGAARLLEQPIRWQSGWLLGFSDVTALLWARQAAGFAGGIHGPLLTTLAEEPQWSRDRLRNLLFGNTVPDLQGRGGGGGVGSGPLLVANLTVATHLLGSRFVPPLKGAVLVLEDVGESPYRIDRMLTQWRLNGSLQGLAGLAFGNFEGCADETRDASESFNLEQVLEERTADLGIPRVMDLPIGHRSGNAALPMGAIARLDGENGRLSLLT from the coding sequence ATGCGCATCACCCCGGCTCCTCCGCTCCGAACTGGAGACCGTGTGGCCTGTGTGGCCGCCAGTTCAGCCCTGCAGGACGACATCAAGCTGCAGGAGGGCATTGCGGTCCTGCAGAGCTGGGGCCTCGATGTTCAACCCCAGACCTTGGCCAGCCGACGTTGGGGCTACTTCGCAGGGCGCGATGACACGCGCCATGCCGATCTGCATCCGGCAGAACCGGCAGCGCTGCTCGCCTGTGCCCGCGGTGGATGGGGGGCTGCTCGGCTGCTGGAGCAGCCCATCCGCTGGCAGAGCGGCTGGCTGTTGGGCTTTTCCGACGTGACAGCTCTGCTCTGGGCCCGCCAGGCAGCAGGGTTTGCGGGGGGCATCCATGGCCCCTTGCTCACAACACTTGCGGAGGAACCGCAATGGAGCCGTGACCGCTTGCGCAACCTGCTCTTCGGCAACACCGTTCCTGACCTGCAAGGTCGGGGTGGCGGCGGCGGGGTGGGAAGCGGTCCCCTGCTCGTGGCCAATCTGACCGTGGCCACCCACCTGTTGGGAAGCCGTTTTGTGCCCCCCCTCAAGGGAGCCGTTCTGGTGCTGGAGGACGTGGGTGAATCGCCCTACCGCATTGATCGGATGCTGACTCAGTGGAGGCTGAATGGCAGCTTGCAGGGCCTGGCGGGTCTGGCATTTGGCAATTTCGAAGGGTGCGCCGATGAAACCAGAGACGCCTCCGAAAGCTTCAACCTTGAGCAGGTTCTTGAGGAACGCACGGCCGATCTCGGCATTCCCAGAGTGATGGACCTGCCCATTGGTCACCGATCCGGAAACGCAGCCCTGCCCATGGGGGCGATAGCACGCCTGGACGGCGAAAACGGCCGGCTCAGCCTGCTGACCTGA
- a CDS encoding 4-hydroxybenzoate polyprenyltransferase has protein sequence MISSSARLQPWIELLRWNKPTGRLILLIPAGWALWLNPSAPPSVVLILQILLGGLAVSGAGCIANDLWDQRFDGQVERTQHRPLARGALQRGPAFALLLILLGLSLAVVLSLPAASLGLCLALACTAVLPILGYPSAKRWFAFPQAVLALCWGFAVLIPWAAATASLSGSPALVCSWLATVVWTFGFDTVYAMADRRDDASLGLRSSALSLGSRVVPVVRGCYLVTAITLAIAAWSAQIPAPFWPLWLLAAVFMQLSCNPLKKQDASMGTYGKHFAQQVQAGTLLWLGLVLARGWGA, from the coding sequence GTGATCAGCAGCTCTGCCCGTCTTCAGCCCTGGATCGAACTGCTCCGCTGGAACAAACCCACCGGCCGGCTGATTCTGCTGATCCCAGCAGGCTGGGCCCTCTGGCTGAATCCAAGCGCTCCCCCCAGTGTTGTGCTGATCCTGCAGATCCTGCTGGGCGGCCTTGCGGTGAGCGGAGCAGGCTGCATCGCCAATGACCTCTGGGACCAGCGCTTCGACGGCCAGGTGGAACGCACACAACATCGGCCTCTGGCCAGAGGTGCGCTGCAGCGAGGGCCAGCCTTCGCTCTGCTGCTGATCTTGCTGGGCCTCAGCCTGGCTGTTGTGCTGAGTCTGCCGGCCGCCAGCCTCGGGCTCTGTCTCGCCTTGGCCTGCACGGCCGTGCTGCCGATCCTCGGCTATCCATCGGCAAAGCGGTGGTTCGCCTTCCCCCAGGCGGTCTTGGCGCTGTGCTGGGGCTTCGCGGTGCTGATCCCCTGGGCCGCAGCAACGGCCTCCTTGAGCGGGAGTCCTGCCCTGGTGTGCAGTTGGCTGGCAACCGTGGTCTGGACCTTCGGCTTCGACACGGTCTATGCCATGGCCGACCGACGTGACGATGCCAGCCTCGGCCTGCGCAGCAGCGCCCTGAGCCTCGGATCCCGCGTGGTTCCTGTGGTTCGGGGCTGCTACCTCGTGACAGCCATCACCCTTGCCATAGCGGCATGGTCGGCTCAGATCCCAGCACCGTTCTGGCCTCTCTGGTTGCTTGCCGCCGTCTTCATGCAGCTCAGCTGCAACCCCTTGAAGAAACAAGATGCCTCCATGGGCACCTATGGGAAGCACTTTGCCCAGCAGGTGCAGGCAGGGACGCTGCTCTGGCTGGGCCTGGTTCTGGCCAGGGGATGGGGAGCCTGA